In the Verrucomicrobiota bacterium genome, ACCGTGGCTGCCTCGTCGGGTGCGGCAACTTTCCTGTCGCTCTCCGGCAGCGGAGGTGGAGCCAATTTCGAAAGTCAGGCAGTTTTGAATGAGATCGCGCGACAAATCGCGTCTCCTGAAGCGCCCTAGGGCAAGCTCAGCTGAGAAAAATTTGGGAAAGGGGGGTGCTTGACAGCGCCCCCCTTTTTTTGTGTTTACCTTTCGAACAATCCACGCCATTTTCTCGCCGATGTTTGTCTCTAGAATCTACTCGCGATGCCCGTTGATACTGGGATTTTGCACTGCTCTGACGTGGGCACCTCTGTCTGGAATCGCTCAGGGTGATGCCAGGGAGGTCCTCAAGAAGGGTGATGTGATCTCCCTGAATGTTTTCGGAGAGGATTCGCTGACCAAAAGCATCCTCATCTCAGCCGAGGGAAAGGCTGTCATCCCTCTCCTGGGAGCCCTGGACGCGGCCGGGAAAAGCACGACCGAATTTGCGGCTCTCATCGAGGCAGGCCTGGAGCAAGACTTCATCCGCGATGCCCAAGTTTCTGTCAGCATCCTCGAGAAGAGAAAAAAGCAAGTCAATGTCCTTGGCAGTGTCAGAGCCGCTGGCAGTTATGAGTTCGAGGATACCACCAAACTCAATTTACGGACCTCGATCGAAGCGGCAGGAGGTCTGGACGAAAACGCCAATAAGGAAAAAATTGAAGTCGTGCGATTGGTGGCTGGAACAACCAAGACCTATATGCTCGACCTTGATGGAAGCGCTTCTTTTTCTATCAAAGACGAAGATACGATCGTGGTTTATGGCTTTGGGAAAATGGGCTTCGTCGCCATTTCGGGCGAGGTGGCGTCTCCGGGAGTCCTCGAAATCCCTCCCAATATGAAGTTTGATCTCCTAACAGCGATCACCACCGCTGGCGGGTTCACTGACATCGCTGACAAAAGCGACGTAGAGGTCAAGCGCGAAATCAATGGACGAACGCAGACCTTCACCTTCAACGTGCGCCGCGAATCTGGTTCCGAGTTTATCGTTCAGGATGGCGATAAAATCATTGTTGGTGAACGAATGTTCTAACGGATCCGGCAATCTGTGTGCTTGATCTTCAGAGCTTCGCTGGTTTCGGGTCCAGACGGACTGTCTTCGAGTCCCAGCCCAATTTACCACCCTTCTTATTAAAGTTCTCAATTCCCTTCTCGCCGTGCAATCGCCAAAATTTGATCAACCCCCTTCTTTGTCTGTCCCTTCCCAACCCGTTTCTCAGTCATCCGCCGGCTATGCGACATGGATGGATCAGGATGATATCGAGGCTGCCCACCGAGACGGCCGCTCCCGAAACCTAAAAGACTATTACTACCTTTTCCTTCGCAGGCTCTGGTTGTTGCCGGTCACCCTGCTCGCTGGGTTGGGTGTGGCTTATTACGTGGTTTCTGCTAGTCCTGACGAATACACCTCGGTCGCCACGATTGAGGTCGAACGACAAAGCAATGGAGGTGCTGAAATCGGAGACAGTGAGGAGCTTCGCATGGGGGGGCAGTCAGTCATATCGACTGTGGTGCAGAAGCTCCAGATGGGTGATTTATTTCGGTCAGTTGCGGAAAGGCCAGACGTTCGCTCGCTCGACGCGATCATACCGAAATCGAAAAATTGGACCCCGTGGGTCGAGAAAGAGGCAGAATCCGAAGAGGCGGCCAGTGTGGAACAAGTGACCTCCATCGTGCAGCAGTCAATCGGGGTTGCCGCACGTGACGCAACGAACCTCATTGATATTGTTGTCACCCATTCAGACCCAGAGGCGGCCCAAGCCATCGCGATTGGTTTGCTCAGCGAGTATCACCGGATGCAGAGAGATATCGCGGCCGGAAAGACCTCCGATGCGGTGGACTACATCAAAACCGAGACGGAGTCCATCATGGAAGAAGTGGAAAGGGCTCGTGATGCCTTAAATACCTACAAACAGCTGCTTACTTTGAAAGAGGATATCCGGGGGGTGGAGACTTCGATAGCGGTTCTTGAGAAGAAGTATCTCCCTCGTTGGCCTGAGCTTGTTGAGCAGGTGGAACTTCTTTCGATACTCCAGCGCCGCTTTTTGGAAGAATATGACCGAGTTCTCAGGCGTTCGCCGTCGGAGAAGGAATTTTGGCAAGGCAAAGAGTCGGTGGAATTGGCAGGCTTAGAGGGAAATGAGCGAATTCAATTTCTCTTGACCTTGGTCGAAGGACGAGCGGATATCCTGGAAAATAATTTGGCGAATCGCCAGGCCTTTCTCAATAATCGCATTAACATTTCGGCCGAAGGAGAGTTTGCTCAAGACTTTGAAACCCAAGAGTTCGCCATCACGAATCGCCCCCAACTCCCAACAGCTCCCTCGGGACCAGACCGCCTCCAAATGATGACAATGGGAGGGGTCGGAGGATTGGCTTTAGGAGCGGGCCTCATTCTTCTTCTCGGTTTCCTTGATTCTTCGGTGCGACGGGTGGACGAGCTAGAAAGTGTTTCGAATCTGTCTGTGTTGGGTGCCATACCCTCCTCGAAGGACGCCGATGTTCGGCAGCTTTCGGATGGAGAGCAAAGAAAGAAGCGAGCGGACTTTGCCCCTGCTTTGGTAACCTCCCATAGCCAACGGGCTGCCTCGCTGGAGGCAGAAGCGATCCGAAGCCTTCGCGTTTCTTTGTCCTACTTAGGAGATATGGAGGATCGGAAAACGTTTCTTGTTTCCAGTTCCAATCCGGGCGAGGGGAAAAGTTGGGTCTCGGCAAATATCGCGGCCGCTTTTGCTCTTCAGGGGGATAAGACAGTCCTCGTCGATATGGATTTGCGCCGTCCCGTGCAGCACCAAATGTGGGGGATCGGTCGAGACGTCAAGGGGATTTCGGAGTTCTTGAGTCAAGGATCGAAGCTTTCCGAGGTGACCCACGAGACAGAAGTAGAAAATCTTTCGATTATCCCCTCAGGAGCCCCGACGCCGAACCCAGCGGAGTTGCTTGGCGTCCGCAAGGTTCAGGATTTTTTCAAGCAGTTACGGGACAATTACGATCGGGTGATCATCGATTCGGCACCCATCATCGTGGTGTCTGATTCGCTGCACATTGCCCGATTTGCCCAAACGGTGGTTTTGGTTTATTTCATGGGGAAAACTCCGATCAAGGCACTCATGAGGTCAATAAAAATCCTCGAATCAAACAAGACTCGTCCAGCTGGCGTGATAGCCAATCGTCTCCCCCCCACCAACAATGCCGGGAAGTATGGTTATTACTATGGATACTATGGCCCAGGCGGACAGTCAGACTATTATTCCCAAAAGATGGATTGATACCAATCTCTAGGGGTATAGTGGCAGACTGGGGGACCTTGCTGATAAGGAGCCTGACCTTCCGAGCCAAGAGAAGTAGAATCTAGGACCTTTGGCTCCGGTCAAAATTTACACCGCCATTCCTTGATTTCATTTTGGTTCCCAGTCCGGGTGCCATCAGGATAGATCTCCTTCGCAGCATGTTCGTTGATTCAGTTTTCGTAAAGGCCCATGCCAATACTTGGCTCGCTTGAGAAGGCCTTCCTTTGGCTAAGTGGGGCCGCTTTCCTTTGGGCTCCGCTTTCGCATTCGCTTGGCGCCAATACGGCAACCGTCTTTTGGGATACCACAGACTATGGCCGAGATGTTCTAGGCTTTTTGCTGGCTGTGCTGGTGACTCTATGGATCTCGATTCTTATCAAAGAAGGCCGAATGCCCCGCATCTCCGCAGCGCTGCTGGCGCCGATTTTCCTGCTGGCTGGGCTCGTCTGGTTCCAGGCCTGGAACCGTAGCCATGCGTTCATTCCTGAGTTGTTTGTTCTTCTGCCTCAGCCGGAGTTTCGGGAGGGGTTTCCTCGAACTGTTCACCAAGAAGGGACCGTGGTCCTCGCGGGATACCTTTCCATGCTGGGGCTTTGGCTGCTGGCGATTGCAGATTTAGCGCGCAAAAGGATTTTTCGAGAAGTAATCTTGACCCTGATTCCGATTTGCGGAGCGGTGGTGGCCTTGATCGGCATCGCTCAAAAAACCCTTGGGGTGGAGACGATGCTTTGGACAGACCAAAAGGTAGAACAGACATTCTTTGCCGCCTACCGCTACCATGCGAATGCGGCGGCTTTTCTCAATCTTTGCTGGCCCCTCGCTCTGGCAAAGCTGCTTTGCGTGCCGCGTCTGGAAAAGAATCCCCTTCGGGCCGCCTCCTGGAGCGCTGTTTTCTTTCTTTCTTATCCAGCTTTGTTCGTGAACTCCTCCAAGGCGGGGCATTTTTTGGGCCTTGTGGCTCTCCTCTTGATTCCTTTTTTGTTCTGGCGTCCCCTTCGGGAGAGGTTCCGTTCAGCCCGAGCCACGATCGCAATCACCTTGATCCTTTTAGTGAGCGTGGTGTCAGTCGCTTCGATTGGGACGGTCAAGCTGGTTGAGAGGTGGGAACACTTTTTAGAGAGTTCGAAGGAGGAATCCGGGTTGCTCGGGAGTCGCCAAGACGCTTATGAAGCCGCCGAGACGATGATCTCCGATGCCGGTAGGTGGGGCTTCGGAGCGGGCTCGTTTCGTTACGTCTTTCCTTTCTTTCAGCGAGAGAATGAAGCGCTTATGACGACCCAAGGAGACCGCTCTGCGCAGCGGTCTTTTTGGCGCTATTTGCACAATGATTACCTCCAAACGAGGATTGAGTGGGGGATTTGGGGTTTGGGCCTATGGATTTGGCTGATTGGTGGGGGGATACTGCTAGCCACTTGGAGGGATCGATCTTGGCGGCGGAAGGCGGAGAATTGGGTGATGACTCGGGGATTGCTGCTCGCTCTGGCCTTGGTTTGTTTCCATGCTTGGGTCGATTTCCCTCTGCAAATCCCGTCCATCCAATTTTACTTTGCCACGCTCCTGGGGGTGGCCTGGCGTTTGCCCAAGGAAAAAAGATCGGCGGGTCCCTCGAGGACGAAAAAGCGAAGCTACCGAAAAGATCAAAAGTCTTCCAGGATGAAGAACCGCGACCCTGCCAACCGACGAACTGATTTGGGAAAGGAAGGTCTCGGTCTTTCGATCAGTTGATCCGGGCGCTTGGGGTTGCCAGGCACACCCAGTGGAAAGCGGCCTTGTCAGAGGGCGTGTCAACTCAGGCCGAGAACTCTGCGGAAGTGCTCGATTGTTCGGTCAAGGCCATTTGAAAGATTTACCGTAGGGCTCCAGTTGAGATGCTTTTGGGCGAGAGCGATGTCGGGGCGGCGTTGTTTGGGGTCGTCTGAGGGGAGGGGGAGGAAGGTGAGTTTGGATTTTCCGCCGATTTTTCCGAGGACGGCTTCGGCCAGTTCGATCATGGTGAATTCGCCGGGGTTGCCAAGGTTGATGGGGCCGAGGACTTCTTCTTGATTCATCAAGCGAAGGAAGCCTTCTACCAAGTCGGCCACGTAGCAAAACGACCGGGTTTGGGAGCCATCTCCGTAGATGGTGAGGTCTTCGCCTTTGAGAGCTTGGACGATGAAGTTGGAGACGACCCGGCCGTCCTCCGGGTTCATGCGTGGTCCGTAGGTGTTGAAGATTCGCACGATTCGGATGTCGACTCCATTTTGCCGGTGGTAGTCGAAGTAGAGGGTTTCGGCGCAGCGCTTGCCTTCATCGTAGCAGGAGCGGATGCCGATGGGGTTGACACTGCCCTTGTAGCTTTCGGGCTGGGGGTGGACATCCGGATCACCGTAGACTTCGGACGTCGAGGCGAGGAAGGCTCGAGCTTTGGTGCGTTTGGCAAGGCCGAGACAGTTAATGGCCCCCACCACCGAGGTTTTGATGGTTTTGATGGCGTTGTATTGGTAGTGCACCGGGGAAGCCGGGCAGGCCAGGTTGTAGATTTGGTCCACTTCGGCCTTGAAGGGATCAATGACATCATGCCGAATGAGTTCGAAGCTGGGGTGTCCGAGATGATGAGCGATGTTTTGCTTCCGTCCGGTGAAGAAGTTGTCGAGACAGAGGACTTCGTGTCCCTGCTCGATCAGGCGATCACAGAGGTGGGATCCCAAAAATCCGGCCCCGCCAGTG is a window encoding:
- a CDS encoding UDP-glucuronic acid decarboxylase family protein, which encodes MKRILITGGAGFLGSHLCDRLIEQGHEVLCLDNFFTGRKQNIAHHLGHPSFELIRHDVIDPFKAEVDQIYNLACPASPVHYQYNAIKTIKTSVVGAINCLGLAKRTKARAFLASTSEVYGDPDVHPQPESYKGSVNPIGIRSCYDEGKRCAETLYFDYHRQNGVDIRIVRIFNTYGPRMNPEDGRVVSNFIVQALKGEDLTIYGDGSQTRSFCYVADLVEGFLRLMNQEEVLGPINLGNPGEFTMIELAEAVLGKIGGKSKLTFLPLPSDDPKQRRPDIALAQKHLNWSPTVNLSNGLDRTIEHFRRVLGLS
- a CDS encoding polysaccharide biosynthesis tyrosine autokinase, producing MDQDDIEAAHRDGRSRNLKDYYYLFLRRLWLLPVTLLAGLGVAYYVVSASPDEYTSVATIEVERQSNGGAEIGDSEELRMGGQSVISTVVQKLQMGDLFRSVAERPDVRSLDAIIPKSKNWTPWVEKEAESEEAASVEQVTSIVQQSIGVAARDATNLIDIVVTHSDPEAAQAIAIGLLSEYHRMQRDIAAGKTSDAVDYIKTETESIMEEVERARDALNTYKQLLTLKEDIRGVETSIAVLEKKYLPRWPELVEQVELLSILQRRFLEEYDRVLRRSPSEKEFWQGKESVELAGLEGNERIQFLLTLVEGRADILENNLANRQAFLNNRINISAEGEFAQDFETQEFAITNRPQLPTAPSGPDRLQMMTMGGVGGLALGAGLILLLGFLDSSVRRVDELESVSNLSVLGAIPSSKDADVRQLSDGEQRKKRADFAPALVTSHSQRAASLEAEAIRSLRVSLSYLGDMEDRKTFLVSSSNPGEGKSWVSANIAAAFALQGDKTVLVDMDLRRPVQHQMWGIGRDVKGISEFLSQGSKLSEVTHETEVENLSIIPSGAPTPNPAELLGVRKVQDFFKQLRDNYDRVIIDSAPIIVVSDSLHIARFAQTVVLVYFMGKTPIKALMRSIKILESNKTRPAGVIANRLPPTNNAGKYGYYYGYYGPGGQSDYYSQKMD
- a CDS encoding SLBB domain-containing protein, encoding MFTFRTIHAIFSPMFVSRIYSRCPLILGFCTALTWAPLSGIAQGDAREVLKKGDVISLNVFGEDSLTKSILISAEGKAVIPLLGALDAAGKSTTEFAALIEAGLEQDFIRDAQVSVSILEKRKKQVNVLGSVRAAGSYEFEDTTKLNLRTSIEAAGGLDENANKEKIEVVRLVAGTTKTYMLDLDGSASFSIKDEDTIVVYGFGKMGFVAISGEVASPGVLEIPPNMKFDLLTAITTAGGFTDIADKSDVEVKREINGRTQTFTFNVRRESGSEFIVQDGDKIIVGERMF